A window from Streptomyces genisteinicus encodes these proteins:
- a CDS encoding GNAT family N-acetyltransferase: MSAPVVLQVAPSPAFPALVLRPWRTEDVAALVEVSRDRALRRWASSGIDNDADGTRWVQAQQQGWAAGDRFGFAVLEVQTGSVREQLAGNVVLKDVSSGKPAAEVGYWTAAHARGRGVASRALEAITNWAFDTFEADGLERLELLHQVDNLASCRVAQKSRYDFSTLLPAAPPDFPLDGHLHIRTRST, encoded by the coding sequence ATGAGTGCCCCGGTTGTACTTCAGGTGGCCCCGTCGCCGGCCTTTCCCGCTCTCGTTCTTCGCCCTTGGCGCACGGAGGATGTTGCCGCATTGGTCGAGGTCAGCCGGGATCGAGCACTACGCCGGTGGGCGAGTTCCGGCATCGACAACGATGCCGACGGGACACGCTGGGTGCAGGCTCAGCAGCAGGGCTGGGCCGCGGGTGACCGGTTCGGCTTCGCCGTCCTTGAGGTGCAAACCGGCTCGGTTCGCGAACAGTTGGCGGGCAACGTGGTCCTCAAGGATGTCTCCTCCGGCAAGCCGGCGGCCGAAGTGGGCTATTGGACCGCGGCGCACGCGCGCGGGCGGGGAGTGGCCTCCCGCGCTCTGGAGGCCATCACCAACTGGGCCTTCGACACCTTCGAAGCCGACGGGCTGGAGCGTCTCGAACTCCTGCATCAGGTCGACAACCTGGCGTCGTGCCGGGTCGCGCAGAAGAGCCGCTACGACTTCAGCACCCTCCTGCCCGCAGCACCCCCCGACTTCCCCCTCGATGGCCACCTGCACATACGGACGCGAAGCACCTGA